A genomic segment from Gavia stellata isolate bGavSte3 chromosome 4, bGavSte3.hap2, whole genome shotgun sequence encodes:
- the ANKRD16 gene encoding ankyrin repeat domain-containing protein 16 has protein sequence MTEGERPRPLVRLVQEGRLDLLRDELRLDNALGPAVQSQRYGRSGDTLLHHAARYGHRDVLAYLVEALGMDFEVFNSDYKRPLHEAASMGHGECVSYLLDRGASIDCLKKADWTPLMMACTRQNLEVIKALVEHGANPLLKNKDGWNCFHIASREGHPQVLQYLLAVSPDSWDTESTIKRTPLHTAAMHGCFDVVELLLERCQYKPDSRDKCGVTPFMDAIQNGHVNIAQLLLEKHQACPTATDVLGAQPLHRAAVTAQDEAIQFLVSELGVNVNGRATALQLTALHYAAKEGHVHTIQTLLSLGADVHAKDGKNRSALHAACAGQQAAAAQILLRAGLQDTPDGTGTLARQLARKPDVIQVFQETNVST, from the exons ATGACGGAGGGGGAGAGGCCGAGGCCGCTTGTCCGGCTGGTGCAGGAGGGACGGCTGGACCTCCTCCGGGACGAGCTGCGGCTGGACAACGCGCTGGGCCCGGCAGTGCAGAGCCAGCGCTATGGGCGCTCAGGGGACACGCTGCTGCACCATGCTGCCCGGTACGGGCACCGGGATGTCCTTGCCTACCTGGTAGAGGCGTTGGGGATGGACTTTGAGGTATTCAATAGCGACTACAAAAGACCCCTTCATGAAGCGGCCTCCATGGGCCACGGGGAGTGTGTCTCCTACCTCCTGGACAGAGGCGCAAGCATAGACTGCTTGAAAAAGGCAGACTG GACTCCCCTAATGATGGCTTGCACCAGGCAAAACCTGGAGGTGATCAAAGCTCTCGTGGAGCATGGAGCCAATCCCCTGCTGAAGAACAAGGATGGCTGGAATTGCTTCCACATCGCGAGCCGGGAGGGCCACCCCCAGGTCCTCCAGTACTTGCTGGCCGTGTCCCCGGACAGCTGGGACACAGAGAGCACGATAAAGAGAACACCTCTGCACACAGCAG CAATGCATGGCTGTTTTGACGTTGTGGAGTTGCTCCTGGAGCG GTGTCAGTACAAACCTGACAGCAGAGACAAATGTGGAGTCACTCCCTTTATGGATGCTATCCAGAACGGGCATGTCAACATTGCCCAGCTGCTCCTGGAAAAACACCAG GCCTGTCCTACAGCCACGGATGTGCTGGGTGCTCAACCTCTGCACCGGGCAGCTGTCACAGCCCAGGATGAAGCCATCCAATTCCTTGTCTCTGAGCTGGGTGTCAATGTCAATGGGAGAGCGACGGCCCTCCAACTCACAGCACTGCACTACGCAGCCAAG GAAGGACATGTGCACACCATCCAGACGCTGCTGTCCCTCGGTGCTGATGTCCACGCAAAGGATGGGAAGAACCGTTCTG CCCTGCACGCAGCGTGCGCTGGGCAGCAGGCGGCTGCCGCGCAGATCCTGCTCCGCGCCGGGCTGCAGGACACCCCGGATGGCACGGGCACACTGGCACGGCAGCTTGCGAGGAAGCCAGATGTCATCCAGGTTTTCCAGGAAACAAATGTCAGCACATGA